The window GCCATCTCCCATGTACGAACCGATCCGCACCAAGTCGGTCCACACGATGGCCGGCACCGCCGACTTTCCCCATCGGTCGCGCGAAGAGGAGCTGGACATCCAGCTCGCCGGCCATCTCGCGGCACTGCTGGCCGTGACCGACGAGCTGCGCGGGATCGAACCGTCCGCCGAGCTCGACGTCGCCGCCGAGCGGCTGACCGGGCAGGTCGCGCGTCTTCGCGGGGGCCGTGCGCCGGTCCGCGCTTCGGTGACCGGTGCCGGTACCACCGCCGGGTCCGACAAGATCGTGGCGCTCCACGAGCGGGCGCACGCCCTCGCGGGCCGCGCCCTCGTCGTCGCGGCGTCCCGCGCGGACACGGCGGCCGCGATCCTGGCCGCCGAGCGCATGGACGCGCACACGGCGGCCACCGAGGCCCGCCGCGCACTCACCACCCACTGAGCCCTCAGGGCTCCCCCGGTCGGCCCCGGTCCGCGTGCACCCGCAGCGACGCGCGGGCCGGGTGCCATTGCGCTCCGCCATGTGCCGGCACGAAGCTGCGGTCCGTATGAAGTCGCGGATCCATGGCGGCTGGTCGCACAGTTCCCCGCGCCCCTGAAGGGGCGCCCCGAACGGGGCGGCCGGAACGGGCCGGTCCGGTTGCGTACTGGGATGGGGTCGTCACCCCGCGTTCACCCGGAACCGTGGGGAACGTTGGGTTCCGGGAGCAGGCTCCAGGTGTGAGACGAATAGTCGCCATCGTCCTGGCGGTGTTCCTGATCGGCGGAGTGGCAGCAGCCGTCGTCGCGGGCCGCGAGAAGCAGGACAAGAGCACGGCAACGAAGACCGTGCTGGGAGTGATCGGTTCGGAGAAGGCTGAGTTCTTCGCCGATCCGGATGTGGTGAAGGCCCTCGCTGCCAAGGGCTACACCCTGAAGACGGAGACCTCCGGGTCCTGGGCCATGGAGGGACTCGACCTCAAGGGGTACGACTTCGCCTTCCCGTCCAGCCAGGCCCCCGCCGACGAACTGGCCGCGAAGTACGACGTACGGCAGCCCCTGCCGCGTCCCTTCTACTCGCCCCTCGTCGTCGTGGCGCACCG is drawn from Streptomyces liliifuscus and contains these coding sequences:
- a CDS encoding SCO4983 family protein; protein product: MYEPIRTKSVHTMAGTADFPHRSREEELDIQLAGHLAALLAVTDELRGIEPSAELDVAAERLTGQVARLRGGRAPVRASVTGAGTTAGSDKIVALHERAHALAGRALVVAASRADTAAAILAAERMDAHTAATEARRALTTH